Proteins from one Triticum aestivum cultivar Chinese Spring chromosome 7A, IWGSC CS RefSeq v2.1, whole genome shotgun sequence genomic window:
- the LOC123148399 gene encoding RING-H2 finger protein ATL39-like, which produces MGAPDTSWVFADLAVADSSRYSTRSRLLLTGLSFAIGILTILLYLTVSYACRRRRCHRQGGADAGADAEDQEAGMSDAAIVYEQADALAAPMDCAVCLGQVEAGEKLRRLPKCAHLFHADCVHAWLRAHSTCPMCRAGTTGTTTATTAAAEAPPPGVVAGTPPALERMN; this is translated from the coding sequence ATGGGCGCGCCGGACACATCATGGGTGTTCGCGGACCTCGCCGTCGCGGACAGCTCCAGGTACAGCACCCGCTCGCGGCTGCTGCTCACGGGGCTCTCCTTCGCCATCGGCATCCTCACCATCCTCCTCTACCTCACCGTCTCctacgcctgccgccgccgccgttgtcacCGTCAGGGCGGCGCGGACGCGGGTGCGGATGCGGAGGACCAGGAGGCCGGCATGAGCGACGCCGCGATCGTGTACGAGCAGGCCGACGCGCTGGCCGCGCCCATGGACTGCGCGGTGTGCCTCGGCCAGGTGGAGGCCGGCGAGAAGCTGCGTCGGCTCCCCAAGTGCGCGCATCTATTCCACGCCGACTGTGTCCACGCCTGGCTGCGCGCGCACTCCACCTGTCCCATGTGCCGCGCCGGCACCACTGGCACCACCACGGCCAcgacagcggcggcggaggcgccaCCACCTGGCGTGGTTGCAGGCACGCCGCCTGCCTTAGAACGGATGAATTGA
- the LOC123147555 gene encoding tryptamine hydroxycinnamoyltransferase 1-like — protein MAVNVEITRKAVLRPSPESAWGGAKKVPITVFDRASTDGYIPTVFAWSSPAPTNNTLKDGLLATVASFPHLAGRFAIDDHGRKCLHLNNAGVLVIEATAGADLATALAHDASAHIAELYPKAKKEHADEAVFQVQLTRYTCGGLVIGMASHHQVADGQSMSGFSASWATAVRTNSALLPSPFLDRGATDKPRSLPLPVFDHGSIEFKGKHSSSRSYRVLPLDRIKNLAVHFPGEFVAELKARVGFSCSTFQCLLAHAWKKVTAARDLAPDDFTQVRVAVNCRGREKPPVPMDFFGNMVLSAFPRMRVRDLLSSSYPAVVGVIRDAVARVDDEYIQSFVDFGEAQRDVKLASTAATLGTAFCPDLEVDSWLGFGFHNLDFGGGPPCAFLPPDLPIDGVMILVPSCAAKGGAHLFVALDNEHVEAFKKICYSIE, from the exons ATGGCAGTGAATGTGGAGATCACACGGAAGGCAGTGCTGAGGCCTTCACCGGAGTCTGCATGGGGCGGCGCCAAGAAGGTTCCCATCACCGTCTTCGACCGCGCCTCCACCGACGGGTACATCCCGACGGTCTTCGCGTGGAGCTCGCCGGCGCCTACCAACAACACGCTCAAGGACGGCCTGCTCGCCACCGTCGCAAGCTTCCCACACCTGGCAGGGAGGTTCGCCATCGACGaccacggaaggaagtgcctccacCTCAATAACGCCGGGGTGCTAGTCATTGAGGCTACCGCCGGGGCGGACCTCGCTACGGCGTTGGCGCACGACGCCTCCGCCCATATCGCCGAGCTATACCCAAAAGCGAAGAAG GAACATGCGGACGAGGCTGTCTTCCAGGTGCAGCTGACGCGGTACACGTGCGGTGGGCTTGTAATCGGCATGGCCAGCCATCACCAGGTCGCCGATGGCCAGTCCATGAGCGGCTTCTCCGCCTCCTGGGCCACCGCCGTCCGCACTAACTCCGCTCTCCTCCCGTCGCCGTTCCTTGACCGTGGGGCCACCGACAAACCCCGCAGCCTGCCTTTGCCGGTGTTCGATCACGGAAGCATCGAGTTCAAGGGCAAGCACAGCTCCAGCCGCTCCTACAGAGTGCTCCCCTTGGACAGGATCAAGAACCTGGCGGTGCACTTCCCGGGCGAGTTCGTCGCCGAGCTCAAGGCCCGTGTGGGCTTTTCATGCAGCACGTTCCAGTGCCTCCTTGCGCACGCATGGAAGAAGGTCACGGCGGCGCGCGACCTGGCCCCGGATGATTTCACGCAGGTGAGGGTCGCCGTAAACTGCCGGGGCCGGGAGAAGCCCCCGGTGCCCATGGACTTCTTCGGAAACATGGTCCTCTCGGCATTCCCGAGGATGCGGGTCCGCGATCTCCTATCCTCCAGCTACCCGGCCGTGGTCGGCGTCATCCGCGACGCCGTTGCGCGCGTGGATGACGAGTACATCCAGTCATTCGTGGACTTCGGGGAGGCGCAGCGCGACGTTAAACTAGCATCCACGGCGGCAACGCTGGGCACGGCGTTCTGCCCTGATCTGGAGGTGGATAGCTGGCTCGGGTTTGGCTTTCACAACCTTGACTTCGGTGGTGGGCCGCCGTGCGCCTTCCTACCGCCGGACCTTCCCATCGATGGAGTAATGATCTTGGTGCCGTCGTGCGCAGCCAAGGGTGGCGCCCATCTGTTTGTGGCTCTTGACAACGAGCACGTAGAAGCCTTCAAGAAGATTTGCTATTCCATTGAGTGA